In Pelagicoccus sp. SDUM812003, the genomic stretch CCTGATGCCAGAATTGAAAATGCGTACCGATTTCAGACTCGTGTCCGATAGCGTTCCTTCGCCCTTTTCCGCTCCAGGGGCGACGATGGTGAATCCTTCCGAGATACTATCGCGGATCACCATATCGCGAATCGCCAGGCCGGAGATACGCTTTCGATCCATACAGATCTGAAAGGAGCCCCGCCAAGCCCAGCCATGGTCGTATCCACCACAGCGCAACAGTTCGTTACCCTCCACCAGCGTGGTTCCGCTAAAGTTGTTGTCGATACCGCGCTCCGGGTCCGATGTTGGAAAGGTAGTGCTAATCAAGATACCACACCCGGTACCAATGTCGACGAATCGACAGTTTTCCACTCGATTGTTCGCTCCTCCGTAAACAGAGGCTCCGTTAGCCAGAAATGTTAGCTGCCCCGTCGAGCGGCGAATCACGTTGTTGCCCGGCACCACGCAGTCATCCACGTAGCCCTGATCGAATGCCGCCGGCCAAATCGCGTAGCAATCGTCTCCCGTGCCGCGAGCGCTGCAATTGTCGACAACCGAATCCGTGGTTCCCACGCAGAAGTTCGTACCATCGGCCAATAGGTTACGGAATCGGCATCCTTCTATCGCAACGCCCCTGCCATTATAGACCCAGACGCCGACTTTCGTATGCTCTATCCAAATACGCTCAATCGTCGCGTCGCTGCAACCTGAGCCGATAACGCCGTCATTCGCTTCCTGGTCATTCCGGTAGTTGAGCTCTCCTACAATCGCGAAATCCGCCAGTTGACAATTCTCACCTGTCAGTTTGAAGCGCACGCGCCGATCGGCTTGGCTGTATAAATCTTTATCACCGACAAAGGTCGTGTGCCACATGCCTGAACCTTGAATACGATCTCCGTCGGTCAACACGATGTCACGCGTGATCTTGAAATCTCCCTCAGGCACAAAAACGCTCGCTCCCACGCTACGGGCCTCTTGCAAACAGTCTAGCAAGGCCTGAGTGTCGTCGGTCACGCCATCGCCTTTCGCCCCGAACGCTCGCACGGAGATTGCTCCATCTGGCTTGGGCAATGGGGCTGGAACAGGTTCCAAATCGACAATATCGACAATGCAGGGCACTCCGTCCGAAATCGATTTCTGTATACGTACGGTATCGCCTATCTTGATATCCAGACCCTTCACACGCATTTCATCGTAAGCGTTTCTCGGCTTGCCTTTCTCTGGATCATTAGAAAACGGATACACACCATACAGCCACGAATTCCGCGAGCTCAGCGATAGGTCGCGAACCGACCTTCCGTTAACATGAAGCTCCACCTCCGATTCGAGTCCGCCTCCCTCTGGAGCGTCCGGCAGGCTAAATCGCAGCACGACTCCTTGAGCTTCGATAGTCGCCTCGAACTCCACATAGTCGCCAGCTTCCTGCAACTCGACGTAGCGTTGAGCCGAAGATTCCGTTTCGATCGTATGCGGCTGATAGTTCGGCCCGAAGATCGCCCCATTCGTCACCATCGACTCAGCTTCATAACTGACCCATGGGAGTTCAGCTCCTATTTGATCGCCGCTCGCAAACGCTACGCAATTCGCGACGACGAGGATACCCGCAACGGAAAGCCGCATAGCTCTCTCAAAGTTTCGTTTCGTATTCATATTTTGCTAACACGCTCCCTCCAGAGCGTTTTCCTGGATTTCCGTCAAAACGCTCGAACCCGGGCTACAAGTCACTTCTCGTCCCGCCACCAGCACTCGATGCGTGTTCCGATTCTTAGGCGAGGAGCTGACAATCACTTCGCGTCGGGTGATCGTTATCACGAACTGTTCGCCTCGATAGGAGATCGGGATCTGCATCCTCTTCCATTTCTTGAAAAGCCTCGGCGTTATCGACAGACCACGTTCCGTGACCTGTAGACCTGCGAATCCAAACACCGCAGTCATCCAGGCTCCCCCGTTCGCCGCAGGGTGGGATCCGCCGATGAAGATCGTGCCTGCATAGAGCTTGTAGTTCCCTTCCAGATCCACCTTAGCGGTCTTGAGAAAATAGCGATAGGCGAAATCGCATTCTCCAAACTCGAGGGCCACCAGAGCGTAGGCGCAGGCGCTCAAACTGGATCCGTGCTCGGTTCGTTGCTCGTAGTACTTCCAGTTCGCTTCCTTCACCTTGGCGTCATATCGGTCCCTGAAAAGGGTCAACATCATCACCACGTCGGCCTGCTTGATTATCTGGGTCGGCACCGCAACCCCTTGCCCTGCTCCCCAGTATTCATTCGGATGGACCAGTTGACCTTTAACCTCCTCCAATGTGGCGTCACGCAGTTTCCAATATCCGTCGAACTGCTCGATCAAGGAGGTCGTTTCATCCGGCCGCGGCACGTAGAGTAGCTTCGCCACTTCAGCAAATTCCACTAGCTCGCTTTCGATGTCCAAACGGGAAAGCAATTCTTCCAAGAATTCTGGATACGTCGCTCGGAGATGCTCGACTGCTTTCAACGCGATATCGAAAGTCTCCTTTGCCACCTGGTTCGTGAACGCGTTGTTGTTAACGCGTTCGTGATACTCGTCAGGGCCGATCACATCGAGGAGCTCGTATCGATTCTTGTCTTTCTTGAAATAGGCGTAGGACGCATAGAATCGAGCGCACTCGAGCATCACTTCGGCGCCTCCCTCTAGCAGCAGCGAATCATCGCCCGTATGCTCAAAGTACCTCCAAAAAGCGATCGCCACATCTCCGCTGATATGAATTTGCTTATCGCGAAAATGCGTTCGCAGCTCCCGACCGGTCACTGGATCGCCCACGTTGAAATAGCTGCACGCGTCGTCCCCAGTTTCCTGGCTCTCCCAGGCGTAGAAGGCGCCTCGAAAGCCTGGCCCTTCGGAACGCGCCTTTCGTCGGGCTCCTTCCAAAGTCCGAATCCGATAACGCAAGAGATCCCTCGCCACGCTCGGATTCGTGTGCAAGTAAAACGGATACATGAACATCTCCGTATCCCAGAACACCGCCCCTTTGTAAACCTGTCCCGAAAGCGCCCGAGCAGGGATTGAGTTGCCGCTCCCCCGCACCGGCGCCACCATAAGCAGCTGCAAGATGCTATACCTCAATGCGAGCTGAGCGTCGTCATCCCCTTCCAGCACCACATCGCTGCGAAGCCATCGCTCCGCCCACTCCTGCTGATGATCTCGAAGGCAGCGATCATATCCCTGGCGACATGCTTCTCGAGCGATCGCTAAAGCCGTCCGTGGCACACTTTCTCCAAGCTTGTCCTTTTCGCATACCACCGCGAAGTACTTATCGAACGAATACACCTCGCCGGCTTGAGTTTCCCATTCGATCACCCGTAGATTAAGCTGATCTTCGACCTCGTAGACTTCTTTTCCGAACGGACAATGCAGCGCTTCCGCCACCGTCAATTGCTGACCGGTCTCCTGTGTCCAGGCGTTCACCAGCAAGGCATCATCGTTTTTGGAAAACACCTGATCAACCAGATGCGGCCCATTCAAATCCCAGATCTTTCCGTCGATTCCAGTCCGAACGACAACCTTCGCATCCTGATCGCAGGATATAGAAAAACGAATGACGCACAGGTTCGGCGTCACGGAACTCAGGAAGCGTTTGGATCGGATCGTCACCCGTTTGGTCCCAAGCTTGAAACACGTTTCACGTTCGAACTCCGCCCGATGGAAATCGAGCCTCTGGCGATGGGAAGCAACTTCGCTTGTCAAGACGCCCACTGGACTGCCGTCGATCTCCACCGACGTGTATCCACCGTTTGGAGCATTCACAGGCTCTCTCCAAGCGTCGCCCACCTGGTCGAAGAGCCCAGCGATGGTCACGCCCACCTGCTGTTCGCTACGGTATTCATCGAGCGTGCCTCGATACCCCATGTATCCATTGCTAATCTGGTATTGCGTACCGAGACGCATCACGCTCTGAGCGTCGCCCTCGATCTCTGAAGAGTTTATTTCCCACAATTTCATGTGTTAGATGCTCGGTTGAGACTTTTCATCTTTGACGCGCAGCATCAGCAACGCTGCCAACACCATGGACGCGCCACCGAGCGCCAAAGCGAATATGGGTTGTCCGCCAAACAGGGTTCGCACTAGCAATCCCAAGACTGCAGCTGCCAGTATTTGCGGAATCACAATGAAGAAGTTGAACAGGCCCATATAGATCCCCATCTTGCGATACGGCACCACACTGCTGAGAATCGCATACGGCAACGTCAGCAGACTGGCCCAGGCGATACCGAGTCCAATCATGGATATGATCAGCAGCTTGGGATCGCGAAAGAGATACATCGACGCAAGACCTGCTCCGCCCAAGACGAGACAAACCATATGCGTCTTCACACGGCTGATACGCTTGGCCATCACCGGAAGGAGAAATGCCACGAGAGCAGCCACCCCGTTGTAGACCGACATCAGCACGCCGACCCAATTGGCTCCCTGATTGTAAGCTACCGACTGCGGATCGCTGCTGCCGAAGTGGTGGCTGGTCACGGCAGCGGTCGAGTAGATGAAAAAGGAGAACAAAGCGAACCAGGTGAACATCTGGGCCAATGCCAGCTGCCGCATGGGACCGGGCATGTTGTTAAAGTCATAAATCATCTCGACCAGTCCGCGCTTTTTGCCATTACGGTAGCGCCACGCAGCTAGAAGCTGAAGCCCGCCATAAGCGCTGAGCCCGAAAGACAAGATAAAGAGCCCCTTATCCCACGAAAGCTCTTCGATCAAAAAACTGAATACAAAACCAATTGCCACCAGGCAGCTTCCCACGAGAGTGTAAAGCTTCTGGTTCAACTGGATCGCATCGTCACTCGCAGCGTTCTCCTCATCCTTCCCATGAAAGGCCTCCTGCTCTTCAGGCGAGTACTCCCTCACCGAGAAGATCGTCCAGAGAACGGTGGCTAGATAGACGATCCCCCCGAGGCTGAAGGACCATTTCACCGAATCCGGAACAACTCCTTCGGGAGCGGTGTTCGCGATATTGAATACATTGGTCAGCAACCAGGGCATGAGAGAGCCAACCACCGAGCTCGCTCCGATGAAAAAGGTTTGCACCGCGAAGCCTGCTGTTCGCTGCTCGTCTGGAAGCATGTCGCCCACGAACGCCCTCATCGGCTCCATGGTGATGTTGATCGATGCGTCCAACATCCAAAGCATGCCTGCGGCGAACCAGAGCGTCGGCGAGTTTGGCATGACCAGCAGTCCCAGCGAAGCGAGCAGCGCTCCGATGAGAAAATACGGTTTTCGGCGACCGAGCCGGTTCCAGGTCTTATCCGACATGTATCCGACAATTGGTTGCACGACCAAACCTGTCACCGGTCCCGCAATCCAAAGAATGGGGATGTCGTCGATCGCCGCGCCGAGCGTTTCGAAGATGCGACTGACGTTGGCGTTCTGCAAGGCGAAGCCGAACTGGATGCCCACATAGCCGAAGCTCATATTCCAGAGCTGCCAGAAGTTCAGGAGCGGCTTGCGTCTCGCAGGCGCCGCCGATTGAGGGAGGACCGCGGACTTAGACATGAGGCTTCCTTTCGATCACGTAGTCGTTGAGCGTCTCCGGACTGAGGCAGGCGAGGTCGTTTACCACGACATTCGCGCCGCCTTCACGCAATTCCGCCTCGTTGTCCTCCCGAGCGAGCCCCAGAGTCAGGGCGAACCCACCTC encodes the following:
- a CDS encoding glycosyl hydrolase family 28-related protein gives rise to the protein MRLSVAGILVVANCVAFASGDQIGAELPWVSYEAESMVTNGAIFGPNYQPHTIETESSAQRYVELQEAGDYVEFEATIEAQGVVLRFSLPDAPEGGGLESEVELHVNGRSVRDLSLSSRNSWLYGVYPFSNDPEKGKPRNAYDEMRVKGLDIKIGDTVRIQKSISDGVPCIVDIVDLEPVPAPLPKPDGAISVRAFGAKGDGVTDDTQALLDCLQEARSVGASVFVPEGDFKITRDIVLTDGDRIQGSGMWHTTFVGDKDLYSQADRRVRFKLTGENCQLADFAIVGELNYRNDQEANDGVIGSGCSDATIERIWIEHTKVGVWVYNGRGVAIEGCRFRNLLADGTNFCVGTTDSVVDNCSARGTGDDCYAIWPAAFDQGYVDDCVVPGNNVIRRSTGQLTFLANGASVYGGANNRVENCRFVDIGTGCGILISTTFPTSDPERGIDNNFSGTTLVEGNELLRCGGYDHGWAWRGSFQICMDRKRISGLAIRDMVIRDSISEGFTIVAPGAEKGEGTLSDTSLKSVRIFNSGIRVDGAADLFIRSDAQGDLIIRDSRIEDIENLSPSFSIQKSH
- a CDS encoding glycosyl hydrolase family 65 protein — encoded protein: MKLWEINSSEIEGDAQSVMRLGTQYQISNGYMGYRGTLDEYRSEQQVGVTIAGLFDQVGDAWREPVNAPNGGYTSVEIDGSPVGVLTSEVASHRQRLDFHRAEFERETCFKLGTKRVTIRSKRFLSSVTPNLCVIRFSISCDQDAKVVVRTGIDGKIWDLNGPHLVDQVFSKNDDALLVNAWTQETGQQLTVAEALHCPFGKEVYEVEDQLNLRVIEWETQAGEVYSFDKYFAVVCEKDKLGESVPRTALAIAREACRQGYDRCLRDHQQEWAERWLRSDVVLEGDDDAQLALRYSILQLLMVAPVRGSGNSIPARALSGQVYKGAVFWDTEMFMYPFYLHTNPSVARDLLRYRIRTLEGARRKARSEGPGFRGAFYAWESQETGDDACSYFNVGDPVTGRELRTHFRDKQIHISGDVAIAFWRYFEHTGDDSLLLEGGAEVMLECARFYASYAYFKKDKNRYELLDVIGPDEYHERVNNNAFTNQVAKETFDIALKAVEHLRATYPEFLEELLSRLDIESELVEFAEVAKLLYVPRPDETTSLIEQFDGYWKLRDATLEEVKGQLVHPNEYWGAGQGVAVPTQIIKQADVVMMLTLFRDRYDAKVKEANWKYYEQRTEHGSSLSACAYALVALEFGECDFAYRYFLKTAKVDLEGNYKLYAGTIFIGGSHPAANGGAWMTAVFGFAGLQVTERGLSITPRLFKKWKRMQIPISYRGEQFVITITRREVIVSSSPKNRNTHRVLVAGREVTCSPGSSVLTEIQENALEGAC
- a CDS encoding MFS transporter; translated protein: MSKSAVLPQSAAPARRKPLLNFWQLWNMSFGYVGIQFGFALQNANVSRIFETLGAAIDDIPILWIAGPVTGLVVQPIVGYMSDKTWNRLGRRKPYFLIGALLASLGLLVMPNSPTLWFAAGMLWMLDASINITMEPMRAFVGDMLPDEQRTAGFAVQTFFIGASSVVGSLMPWLLTNVFNIANTAPEGVVPDSVKWSFSLGGIVYLATVLWTIFSVREYSPEEQEAFHGKDEENAASDDAIQLNQKLYTLVGSCLVAIGFVFSFLIEELSWDKGLFILSFGLSAYGGLQLLAAWRYRNGKKRGLVEMIYDFNNMPGPMRQLALAQMFTWFALFSFFIYSTAAVTSHHFGSSDPQSVAYNQGANWVGVLMSVYNGVAALVAFLLPVMAKRISRVKTHMVCLVLGGAGLASMYLFRDPKLLIISMIGLGIAWASLLTLPYAILSSVVPYRKMGIYMGLFNFFIVIPQILAAAVLGLLVRTLFGGQPIFALALGGASMVLAALLMLRVKDEKSQPSI